Within the Salarias fasciatus chromosome 2, fSalaFa1.1, whole genome shotgun sequence genome, the region GCGAGTTCTCCATGTGCTCCTGATCACAATGTtatcatcatcgtcatcctcGTCGTCACTGATAAAAACTGGAGAATTGAACTGAAAAAGCGGTCTTCTTAAGGGCGGCTCAGCTGTGGGTGTTTTCATTGgaactgaaaaacagagaaaattacagttatgGGAATGCACAGTCCAGACAATaagaaaagcaaaactttattagataatttttgttttgaaacaaaattaaagtaatgcacattaaaaaaaacattttatgaatGAATATCAAGCAACTTTCATGGAAAATTGCTGCAAAGCAATGACTGAAAactaagaaaatgttttttttcaaaatcaatatGAATAGCGGGCGAGTATTGATAAATCACCAAATACGGTAGTCATACATTCTATAATCACACAAATTAGGATTACCTTTAAAAGAAGATTTTGGTgcaatgaaatcatcatctgaTGAGTTGTCATCCACAATAAAGTTCTTGAGGCTGTGAAATACACACAGGTAAAACAGGAACAACTGAATACAACACAATGACAATTGTAAAGATAGTGCACCAGAAACTCACCTGTCTTCACTCCCACTTGAAATCTTCTTGGGTTGGGTCACGGGAGTTTTCATTCGCTGCAGAACTTTAATGAAAGAAGACAGAACGGGAGTAAACTGTAGTTCCACAAACCTGTAAAGTTCCACTCTGCAGATATAAAGCAAAACTTACATGTCTCAAAGTTGTCCTCATCATCCGAGCTCACCACAGTGGCTGGACTTTAAAGAACAAAATGGGAAAACTGTCAACATCAACACAAAGCAAGGACAAGACAGAGAAGATGCTTTTCTATAAAACATGGATGTTTTTCAAAACCTGTCTTTCTTCGCAGTTCTGCAAGACTTCTGTGATGCAGCCTTGGCTCGGGGTGTAGCTTTCTCCAACAGAACTGGgaaattcacaaataaaaagagtaaataaatgGGTGTACCGTGTGTGAGTATTTCCATGAGACTGTGCGGGGATCACTCACACTGGTCAAAATCATCGTCGCTGGATTCACTAGTTAACAGGTGACCAGTTCTGCCAGTACCTTTACTGTTGTCAGCTGATCTCATTAACTAGAAGGGAAACAGCATTGTTTATTAGCAACTTTCAACATACAACATTTACTTGTCCAAGATCCCCCAGAAAACCGGCGGTTTAGAAACATTTGTCAGACCTTGCGTTCAGCCTCGTCGCGTCCTCCGTCTCCCTTCCAGCTCATCTTCTTAACCCTCTCTAACAGGCTACTAGCGTCGTTCATAGCTTCAGTCTGTGAGCTGGAAACACGAAGGCAACAAAGCCAATAAAGCCGAGGAGTAAGAAAGAAgtcaacaacacaaaaaatacgTCTTCATTCAACAGCGCCTCTGTTGTTGTTCCCAGTGTTAGCTAGTAGCTATTCGTTACCGTCACGTTATATCcgttatgctaatgctaaatggaactaaaacaaacagttaaCATTTCCAATAGCATGCGTTACGTGTTTACTGTACATATCATCAAGTCTGTCGGTGATACGtacttttacagaaaaaaaagttatccTTTACATAAAAAATGCCACAGGAAGAATGAAGCAGTAAAGATACATTTAAAAAGCGTACCGGAGGAATCCAACCAATCAGAGCGAAGCTCAACgagaggttgtttttttattattcaatcgAACTTTATTGAACAAAGAAAGCAGTCATGACGTCAGAGTAAGCGCAGATCTGTTCATTTCTAGGAtgtgggaatcgaacctgcaaaTTTATACTTATTTAGCCTGTAATCAGTCATTTTATTCATAGAAGCAATGATTATGAATCCCAATGGCTGTCTTTGAAGCTCACAATAAATTTGATTTTAGTCAGAATATATTGATTTATCATGAATAAGGAGTATAATATTGTAATCACCTTCAAAATCTTATATACATAGCTGTTAGGTTCTTGCTCTTTTGGGCAATGACTATATTTAGTAACttctgcatttcattttgtaaCCATTTAACCCTAAGTTAGTGGATACATGTCCAGGATTGTTTCAGCAACGATGTAGGAAACTACTTCTGCTTCAAGTTCACAGCAGTTCATTTTATTCTCTCCCTTTAATGACACCGTTTGCTTAGGACTAACACCATGTGAATGACCTAGAAGACAATGTACAACTTGTGATTTTGCatcaacattttggaaataaatCACAAGTATTCATGATTGCCCTGAAATACTCCACAATAAACTCAAGTTTATAATTTCAAAGCACTTCTATGAGTGCAATTTAAGGACCAGAAATGAACAACGCTGACATCTAATCTGAACTGACTtctttgaaaacaaagacacTCTGTTTAGGTACTGGCTCACTGATTaacagaaagcaaaaaaacaaacaaaacattgctATTACAAGTTAAAAATCAACTGTTTGTAATCCTGGTTGAACTTGAATGCAACACAAAGAAGCTTGCAtcacaagaaataaaaagtgagaCGGTACACAAAATAAGAACAAGCGATGCTTTTGCCATCCGTTTATTATTGTTATATATCGAACCTCGTGGCATCATTGACAGCATACAGTTAACggacaatacaaaaacaaaactgcttaGAAAATACTTACCGAGCCCGTtcctggtttgtgtgtttttttttttgtttttttttaaaaaaaggaacaataTCAATTTATGTATATCTCTTACCTAATTTAGACCTTTCCCCATCTGCGTTTTAATAGTTATTTTGTCAGAAACTTCCCCCAATCTTTTCTACAAGCCTCAATTTACTTCTAACAAACTACCAATGAACTGATTTGACAAAATTATTGTTTTGGCATTTAGTGAGTCGAAGATGTTTTTGTCTACATTAGCTTTTCAAAACCTGCACTTCTACCCACTGTTGGTTTTTACTGGATGGAGATAGCTCAAGACAAACTAAAGAGCAGCTGTAGACTGAAGTTTTCCGATGCAtgttaaagctgaaaaaaattaaatcgaGTTACAATTTTTATGGCGCGACGTTGTCATTTTGAAACACACAACACTCTTATTCCATTTATAAATAGATAGACAAGTAATGACAGCCGGGCGTTCTCCCCACAAGCTGCAAGTAGTCCTGTGTTCACACAgacaagagagaagaaaaatccACAGATCCAAGCACTGAAGGGATAAGCAGGCATTCACAGTCCTCTCATGCTCATCAAATACCGATAACTTGTGTCGGGGGGGACAAGAGTCTCAGATGTGGTACCTGAAAGTCTCAAGCTCTATCTGGCTCAGGAAACGCAGGTGTGTGATGCAAATACAGAGGCGATGGAGGACGGGTGTGAGCATGTGCAGGCTCCGATCAAGTAGAGTCCTGTTATCACTGAATGAGGCGGGGGAGGACATGGTCATTCCAGGGGAGGGGGCTGAAGAGGGACACTGACCATTCGATCTATGGTGCTGATCGTGCCTAAACGGGGCCTGGGACGTGAGGGAGAAGACATTTCGTGCTTCCAGTTCAGGCGTTCTCGCTGGTCTCTACGCTCTGGTTTTTGACCATGTGGTCCGGCTTGTTGCCGCTGCTGTGGTGCTCCCACATCTGCAGGTAGAGCCGCTCCAAGTCAATTGTGTACTGTTTGGTGTTGAAAAGAGGGCTGCAGATCCGTTGCTTCCAAACGCGCGCTCGAACCATCTTCAGGCTGCAGGAGAGGTCAGATGATTACAGCTCTGACGTGAAATACAGAACATGCCAGCAGTTTGGCTGGTACTTACTATTCCATGTCGGAGCCCAGTTTGACTGCTATGTCTTCATAGTCCTGCCGACTCTGGGCTATTAGCTCCGGGCAGCCCAGGCAGTTGAGTTGAGAGGCGGCCACTCGGGATGCAAGAGTCTCGCCtgcaaaacaacatttttatcTTGACATAAGAAGTTCTAGAAGGACATTTAGTTTTTTAACATTTGCTAAATTCCCATTCAGGAACTAATCTCTTAATTCTCGGTATTGTCTCACCTGGCATGGTGACCATGGGTGTTCCAGCCCAGAGCACGTCCATGCCGGTGGTGTGACCGTTGCACAGAGGGGTGTCCAAGCACACGTCGGCCAGCTGGCCCCGCCTCACATGCTCCTCCTTGGGAGCCACGGGGGAGAAGATGATGCGCGAGCCGGGCAGGCCCATGTTCTGAGCATACTGCTGGATGTTGGGCTCGCCGACGGCAGGGAAGCGGAGCAGCCAGAGCACGCTGTTGGGCACACGCTTCAGGATCTGCAAATATGGGGGAAGTTTAAGATATTTAACCAAATCTCAAGtcgtttttgttgttgttgttatacaCATTGCTTTCCAAGCAATGGTTTGAATGAGGTCTGTGTGACTTACGTTGGCCCACATCTGAAGGGTAGGAGGGTCGATCTTGTAGAGCTGGTTGAAATTGCAATAGACAATCGAGTCCTCTGGGAGGCCATACTGTGAGCGAGTCGTCACTACAATTGTGCGAGGCACTTCCTCCCCTGTGGCAGCTTTGTTGTTGATCTATttttgtggaggaaaaaaaaaaaaacaaccatggTCACCGTTTGCCATACATTTTGTGTTGGAAGTCTCAGAAACATGATCCTCTGTAAAAATGTCAAGAAGATCTTATTTCATAAACAAGCAGTCCACAGTGGAGTGTAGAGGGTCACCTGTGTGGTGGCCAGCCCGTTGCTGACAGTGAAGCCGTTGATTGTGACCTGGATTTGGCCTTGATTGATCATGTTGATGATCGCTTCAGCTGCTGTGTTCATGGGTATTACGGGCATAGAGAGAGCGCCGTTGGTGTCCGCGGTGGATTCCTGGTTGTTGTCACATTTCATCTGATGGCAGAGAAGCACAtccaaattaaaatgaatgacaCAACAGCTTCAATAAACGACAATTCCTGCCAAATGCTTTAATGCCCCGCTGTGAATCCGATCACTCACCTTAATCACTTTGACATCTGGCAGGCTGTCCAAGAAGGCCTTCACGTCGATACCGTTGAGGACAATGCGGTTGTCAAAGATGTGTCCGTTTGACTTGAAGTCAATCACAGCCTTTTTctgtgaattaaaaataaaatgttacaaCACTGTACCTGAGCATTTATGTGTTTGATGATACCAGAGTCTCAGCTAGCAAAACCGATGGAAGCAAACCTTGAGGTGGGGGAACATGTTGGCGTGGTCTCCAATAAAGAAAGTATGGGGCATGTAGGCGAGCTTCTCCGAGTACTGCTCAGCGACTTCCATCGGCGAAGTCTCCTTGTCTGTGATGATATAGTCCATGAAGGGGGCGCCGCTGGTTCCAGGGTAACCCAGCCACATGGCCTGTAAAACAAACGGGTCATTTCAGTGTCATGCATTGTTCCGACACGTCGTCGACCGTAAATCGGATGTGGATCTCACCTGAATCGGGGCGGGGCGCAGTGCAAACAGCTCATTCCGTGCTCCCTTGGTGTATCCGTTCATGTTGACCAGAATGTGTACTCCATCTTGGTGAATACGATCAGCTGCCTTGCCATTGCAAGGGATCTAGAGGGCCGAGGTAACAAGCGTTTCTATAAACGGCTGACAAATCCAACCACCTACAAATGTACACGTTTGTAAGACCTCCAGTAAATCTACATCCACTGAGTTACCTGTGAGAGGTCTGTGAAATGATGAGCTTCTGCTACCACTTTGACGCGGAAGTTGGTGCTGTCGTCAGGGCTGAGCGCGTAGCAGAACACCTTCGCAAAAATGAGTCAAAGCAAAGATTTCAGTCAATCGCCAGCCAATATTTACTACTGACACAAAATATGGTAATGAGAAAACAGTTTACGGCGTGAAGTCTGGCTCTGTCATCTCACCTCAAACTTCTCGGGGTTGTGCATTCCAGGAATTGACTGCATCAGGTGTGAAGTCGGGTGGTTGCCAAAGTCTGAGCTGACATAGCCGATCCGCAGGCGTCCGTTGCTCGCCTTCAGGTCTTTGGGATGCTCATAAGCAGGTTTGTGTAGGGCATTGATCTATGGAACAAGTAATGTAGTGTAAGACCACAACCACAAAAGACGGCGTGATTCTTCACTGACTAACAAACATATTGGTCCAAATACAGAACGACAACCGATTGTGAGACGATCCCTCCTTTTCACAGGGCTCACATTTGGAGAAAGTTTAGTTTTACGAAGATTTTAATTCTATTTTCTCCAGTAAAGACATTAAAATCCCACATAATTAAACTGTTGTCCGTCTCCTTACAAGTCCAGCACCTGCAGCTGGCTTCTTTTCCATCTGGTAGGATCACTATGTCCGGGGGTGAAAATAACACCATTTTAACAATTTAACATTTTTCCAAACCGAGAATTAAAAGAAGACTGTTTTATATTTGAACCAATATGGTTACCTGATAACCACCAGATAATCCCACATCCCATCGAGCCTTCCACCAGACCTTCACCCAACACAAAGCGGCCCACTCACCAGCTATTCTACCTCTCTTCTGCAATGTTCAATTCATTCCCGTATCTTGCTTCTCCCTTACCTTCCCCACATCCCCGCAGACAGGCACTGCCATCACCAGCCACCTTCCATCCCCCCAAGATATAAATTAAAGGTTACTTGCTTTGATCATTGCGTGTACCTTGTCCAGGCAAAGGTTTCCGTGGCGTTCAGCAATGGCCTTGCGGAAGTTGTGAGAGAGCGGATACAGCATGCTGTGGTGTGGGTGCACTGACGGCAGGCGGTTCTTGTCCAGCTGGTCAGCTACAATGCTCACAAGCTTTTTCATCCGCTCGTCATAATCTGTCCAGTCACAAACAAtctggaggggggaaaaaagagcagGTGGTCAGAAAATATGTTCCAAATTCACCAggtggaaaaaagagagagaggaaaaaacatcaACTGATGGTGCTGCTGTcatgaacaaaaataaaactgaaaacctgTAGGCAGTGGGCCAGATTGCAGTAAGCATCAGGGAAGTCTGGCTTCAGCTTTAAGGCTGTGCGATAAGATGCGATGGCCTCTGGGATGTTTCCAGAATcctgaaaagacattaaaatgtaCAATTAATGGAAAATGTATCAGCCACTACGCCACATGTACCCGACGGTTATTTTCAACTAAGCAAGGTCACTCTCCAGTGATGTGAAGGGACCTTTACGAAAGACCCACCTTGTGAATGGAGGCCAGATTGCTGTGAGCGTCAGCAAAGGCGGGGTTGATCTGGATGGCACGGGTGTAGCACTGCAGAGCTCCTTGTACGTCTTGCATTTCCTTCAGTGTATTGCCCATGTTGGAGTAGGCATCAGCAAAGGTGGGGCTGATCCTAAAACCACACCAACCATCGGAATACATATTAGACAACCACACAATTGTGTGTTTCATCTCTTAGTAATGTGTCCTCTGTTTATCTTTCCAAAATCAAAACCTGGGCTGAATATTGTTTATGATATACAGAAGGTCTTAAGTTGGATTATGTTGCATGGTTCAGGTTTGGTGTTGATGCATGGGTATAAACAGAAAGCATGCATCAGTCAATGTTAAGTGGATTCCAAATGAACATTTCGGAATTCGCAggttcagtgaaaacacaacaacaaacctAATGGCCTCCTTGTAGTGCATGAGGGCCTCCTGAAGTttcccctgctgctgcaggacactGGCCAGGTTAGAGTGAGCTGCCGCAAATTCGGGGAACACCTGCACGAGCGAGAAAATGTTATTAATAGAATGTTATAAATATACTGAAGAGAAGACTTTGATTCCTAACCCACCTCTAGGGCTTTTCTGTAGAGCTGAACAGCCTCTTCAATGTTACCCTGCTCACGCTTGATGTTGGCCAAGTTATTGAGCGAGTCGGCGTGAGTTGGACACAAACGCAAAGCAGTGTTGTAGCATTCCTCAGCTTCCGACACCTGAAAAtacgaaaagaaaaaatgtcTCAGTAAATTAGTACTGACTTCAAAGAGATCCCCCaaaatttttaaataaatcaagaTTTTCATAGACAAAAATACATATTACATTTCCTTTCTCCTTGAGGGCGTTTGCCAAGTTGCAGTAGGCATCAGGAAAGTGTGGCTGCAATTCAATCGCACGACGGTACGTGTCGATGGCCAGATCAATGAGGCCCTGCTCGTAGTAGACACAGGCCAGGTTTCCATGGACGACGGCATGGTTGGGACTCAGGCTCAGAGCCCTCAGGTATCCAGCCACAGCTCTGGAAACACAAGACATCTTCAACGTCGGTGCTGTGCTAATAAAGAAACCGCCATGTCTTTTGACCTTTAGACATCAAAGACATGAACGTGTATTTTCACATAACTATCTGGGTGTGTTGCACAGTTGAAAAGGTGTTATTTTGAGCATATTTGCACTTTCAACCGACAGTTCTGTATCTGGAGCAGCTTTGTTATGATTAATACTGCGTACACAACCCACAGCTCCAAGAACAGGGCGTGTCCGGCATTAAGTACATCCTTGCCTCACTGTAAATCTCTCACAGGGTGTGGAGCATTTAAAGACAACGGCCCACACAAAAACGATTACAAGAAATGACACTTAATCCTCCACGTCAACTGGAGACGCACCTGTCAAAGATGCGAGCTTCCTTCAAAACGTTGCCTAAATTGATGTAGGCATCCAGAAAATTCGGATCCAAAGTcacagcctgaaaacacaatATAGCTCATTAGGGCGTTTTCACACCAGGACTGTCGGATCGGGACCAGAAAGCTCCCTCAACTCTGATCTGAATCAAACAAGCAAACGCCGGTCCCCTTGAGAACGTGGGTCTCGGTTCTTTTGCAAGCAAACGTAACGAGAGGACATGACACGCAATGCATGTTGGGTAGTTCACTGCCTCTCCGGTCAGTGATCGTTTCAAGCGACAGCGCCTCCAAACgagcagctgttgtaattgCACGACGTTGTCCAGGCGGTTTGGTCCGCTCTCAAAAGTGCAGCATGAaagcaaaccaaaccaaatgaaggtgtgttttactttatgtaatgaactgacatattttatatacatttgtttttttactcgTGTCTTTTActcatgttcagcactttgatcAGACTGGGTTGTtgtaaagtgctatataaataaaatttgattgattgattgattgattgtgtgAGAATTCGCGGACGCCTCCCATCCCGAGTGAACCGAGACCCAGACTGtcctggtgtgaaagcagccttAAATCAGGCATACACGGGAACATGCACAAACAGAGAAGAAAGACTGTAAAAGGTTACAAGAGTAACACCACTGACCTTTTCGAAGTGGTGTATGGCCAGCCAGATCTCTCCCTGGGCATTGAACACACAGCCCAGGTTGCTCCAAGCCACTGCAAAGTTGGGCTGAGTCTCAATGGCTTTCAGGTAGCAAGCCTTCAGTGGGTTTACAGTGAACGAccacaggacaggaggagaagaggtaGAATGGGAGAGGTATAGTGTGtagagggggggaggggtgtaaaataaaaacaaatagaaGATTGAGaataaaagtaagaaaaaacaaaaagggcaGAGAGAGCAAAATTAGTGTCTATTCTCCATGATGGCAAAAAGTGAGTCTGCAGCATGGGCTCGCCTGCGCTCAAGTCTGCCGCGCAAAGCTGCATTGCTTTTTCCTACGCTGCGCTGATCCAACCAACACCCACACGTAGGCCCAGCCGTCATCCTACAGTTATGACCACACTCTACAAACGTAGTGGTTCCTTCACCCCATAGTCGGATCAATCGACCCCggtacaaacacacaactgtgagAAAGTAACTTTGAATTCTGCGTTGAATGTTAGCATTACATCTCACAACCTAGGATGGTGGACACTTCGTGCAGGGGATGGTCCCTGTAAAGCATGCGCAACAAACGCGAGCGCGCCGGGTGGGTCTGCTGCCACCACCACAATGCACCGCTTGATGCCGCTTGCGTGACCTTGCCCCTGGCAAAGGTGATTACTTCGCTGCGGCGCTCGCTGACATGGCCAAGTGAAAGAGCTGCAGACCAACAACCCCTCGCAGATCGCCTGCAACACCAGACTGGCACACGCTTGGCACCCACGGAGTTTCTCAGATTGCGGGGAAGGGGCTGAGGGGCTCGAGAAGCCAAACAGGGGGCCAATAATGTATGGCCACTTAATACTGAATGATATATGGCAAAAGGGCGTTTTCCCAAAGTCAATTATGTCTGAGACTCGAGGGGCTCTTGGGAGCGAGGCTGGTCGTGAGTGGGGAGAGGTCCACAACCAACTGGCCAGAGGGAATGAGAGGGGGTGGGAGTTCGCATGCTTGCGCTTTCCGCCGTTTTGGTTGCTTGGAAGGTATCGCTGCGCAGCCCCTGCGCTACTGCAGACTCACAGCGCACTATCTGCATCATCAGAACGCTGCAACTCCAAATAAagaagggaaaaacaaaacaaaacaggaaaaaataacCAACATGTAAGAGTTAGAGGGGTCTTACTTGTTTTTCACGATTATTGCTTCCAATTccaagtttgtttttgtctaatACAAAGTTGGGTAATTAGTGTGGCATACTTAATAAATGCTTacagtaatttttttctttgttattgttgtaaaaatattttactCTTTTGCTCTTCAAAGGAAGCCACAAGACAGAGGAGCTCAAGCATGAAGTGAggtggtttttcttttgttggcAGTTACAAACCCGTTACCATATTTTTGGACTTTGTCAGAGTGGCGGTCGCAGCTGgctggaagaagaggagaggactgAGGCTGCCCTAGTGTTCCTTTCCGCCAGGCACCTACGCAGGAATAGTGTCACCCACCTGAAACTTTCTAAATAACAATATCAGTTGTGGAAAAAACCAAAAGAGacaaaatcagaaaacaagatCGTTAGTAAAAGTTCTCAAACAATACATTCTTTTCTTAATATGGAAATAAAACACGTTCTTCCAAatcacaacaaacagaaaaacagtaacACTATTCCTAAGTTTTCAGTCATGCAAtgaatgtttcatttaaaacaaaaaacaaaaaaatcaaatcaagagGAATGCTTTAAGGGTAACTGGGAGGGAAGAAAGGCTTTGACATGTTCAATTTATCGCTGACGTAGAATCAGGCTCTGGTTGTTCTTCAATTTCACTTTAACACAAAACTACAGGAGGGCAGTTACTGGCTTGATCTTGCCCAAATGAACTGATCCCATCTCTTTGGGAATAAAATTACAGGTTTGAAGAAAAAGGCAAGAAATATTAatcattgcttttctttttttcttttagcatcTTCATGAAATAGTTTTGAAACTTTGATTTCTTTATCCTGGCCTGCTTTCTTGAGTCCTGGCCAATGGGTAGGGAGAAAAGTCTGTGGTTTGATTATTTGTATCTAGAAGCCTCCACAGCTCTGAAATAAAGAGGTCATCGCTGCTGCTGCGCGCGTGTCTGTCTTTCTAAACCAGCATCTGACGCAGGCGGTGGAGCACAGATAGTGAGCTGTCTGCCTGACGCGACGTTGACCACTTTAAGGCGATTGTGAACAAGCTGctttaccccccccccaaagtTAAAGATGCTATGCAAAGACAGCTGCTAtcagagcagataaacagctggaTAAAGTCTTCACTCTTAACCACACTGACAAGAAAACAATGTATCTGTGCACAGAAAGCGAGTGAGTGCGCCTGAGCACTGAAGCAAAACGGTCAGGAAGACAGCTCTCAGCGCGCATACTCCACCAATCCTCAGCGAGCGCGCGGGGGGTGGAGCGACAGAGCAGGGGAGCTGGTGGCTCCCTGATGCTCCTCCCCACTCCTTTACCCCCCTCTAGCACGAAATAAGATGGCCTGTAACCAGCGGGACAACTCCATTTCTCCAGATTAGACCAAACCCAGGTAGCCCCCCTGCAAATATAGACACAAGTTTTAAAAGTGACAAATTGACATGTAACACCTGGGGAGAAAACCCACACTGGCAGCAACTGCACTGACAGCAGACGGATGGAAAGCTGGTCGTTGGGCACTTGATGAACAACACAGGAGTATAGTGGTTAGGTTAGAAACCATCTTATCTTTTGCACTGCAAAGATAAACTAGCTTCTCATCAGTTCATATTTTCTTCAAAGACCGAGCCAGCATTTTCCCTCCAAAGTCAACTATATAAAAAAAGGCATAAGCAGGTTTGATCCACTGTGTAAATTCAAAAACTTCAGCCTTTCTTCCTGAAAGGGCAAGGGGCTGACCTCTGATAAAAGGTCGGTGTGAAGCAAAGGACACAGGATGATAAACGGTAGGGACAGTTGTAGCATGTTTGAAGTACTTGAAAACGAAAAGTGACTTTCCAAAAAGTAATacaaatgttaatttttttggtTCACTACGATcttgaaaaaagagaaaacttgaCTGCCTCGTGGTGTTAACTCATCGCAGTCCAACGGGTCAAATAGGTTTGCTATGGGACATGCTCAATGCAAGAGTGCGAATTAGGCAATGTGCCATTTTCTGTCCTTCGCATAGCCGAAAGGGTTGAATGGAGGAGacttgatgtttttaaaaatgtcaaaaggaTGGAAAGGAACTTCTATGGCCTCAGAGAGACTAAAAAAATATGGACaaggaaaataataattataaaaaaaatgtatagaaaatctacaacaacaaaacaataaacaaggCAAATATAGAAATGCCGGCCCAAAGTACATACCTTAGCCTCTTCCAAACGCCCAAGGGCTTTAAGCAAATTGCCCAAATCACTACGGACACAGTAAAGATCCTGGAGAAGAGAGCAGAAGCCCCACAAAAATTAACATCTACAATTCCAATAAACTGAAGGTCAGAGTTCACTCAAATCAGATTGTGTTGTTAATTTAAGGACTTACAGGATTATACTGTAACGCTGACACATAAGCTTGCACCGCTCCCTCCATGTCACCTGCGGCCACGAGAGCTGCAGCCAGGTTGATGTAACCATCGATGAAGTCCGGCTTTAGCCTCAGTGCGTGGCGGTAATGCTCGATGGCCTCCTGCAGTTGTCCACGCTCCTTGTACACGTTCCCCAGGTTGGAGTAGGCCTCGGCCAGCATTGGGTTCTGCTTGATGGCCAAGGTACTGAAATGAGCCGACCTGAAGGGCGGCAAAAAAAGATACGCAATGGTTAAAATCGACATGAAAAAGGACTGGCGCTGACGATTTTGTGTGTTGTGGCAACAGCACAGTACATGAGCAGAGCCTCAGCTGGATACATACGCAGCAAATCGAGCAGTATGTCAGACAATGCATCACATCACATAAAAAAcatcaccaaaacaaaaactgaatccATTAttcaaatgactgaaaacaaactaTTTAACACATTACTTGTTAGAACTTACTGAATTTGCTTTTACGCACATGCTTTCAGGAGCCAGTGCATACGAACCTAATTTAACGAATAATTCCACATATTATTTAAATTagtcatacaaaaaaaaaaaaatcattcccaAGACTTAAAACTTGTCACCACAGCACCTGCACAGATATCCCACCACCAGAAGAGTGTTACAGCAGGTTAAATCAAGCACAGGACGAGTCGTTCCGGACGAGTTTCCAGATCGGCCGTGTGCACCCAAAGCCAGAGGACCCACTCTGCTACCTCCA harbors:
- the ogt.1 gene encoding UDP-N-acetylglucosamine--peptide N-acetylglucosaminyltransferase 110 kDa subunit isoform X7, with amino-acid sequence MACYLKAIETQPNFAVAWSNLGCVFNAQGEIWLAIHHFEKAVTLDPNFLDAYINLGNVLKEARIFDRAVAGYLRALSLSPNHAVVHGNLACVYYEQGLIDLAIDTYRRAIELQPHFPDAYCNLANALKEKGNVVSEAEECYNTALRLCPTHADSLNNLANIKREQGNIEEAVQLYRKALEVFPEFAAAHSNLASVLQQQGKLQEALMHYKEAIRISPTFADAYSNMGNTLKEMQDVQGALQCYTRAIQINPAFADAHSNLASIHKDSGNIPEAIASYRTALKLKPDFPDAYCNLAHCLQIVCDWTDYDERMKKLVSIVADQLDKNRLPSVHPHHSMLYPLSHNFRKAIAERHGNLCLDKVHAMIKINALHKPAYEHPKDLKASNGRLRIGYVSSDFGNHPTSHLMQSIPGMHNPEKFEVFCYALSPDDSTNFRVKVVAEAHHFTDLSQIPCNGKAADRIHQDGVHILVNMNGYTKGARNELFALRPAPIQAMWLGYPGTSGAPFMDYIITDKETSPMEVAEQYSEKLAYMPHTFFIGDHANMFPHLKKKAVIDFKSNGHIFDNRIVLNGIDVKAFLDSLPDVKVIKMKCDNNQESTADTNGALSMPVIPMNTAAEAIINMINQGQIQVTINGFTVSNGLATTQINNKAATGEEVPRTIVVTTRSQYGLPEDSIVYCNFNQLYKIDPPTLQMWANILKRVPNSVLWLLRFPAVGEPNIQQYAQNMGLPGSRIIFSPVAPKEEHVRRGQLADVCLDTPLCNGHTTGMDVLWAGTPMVTMPGETLASRVAASQLNCLGCPELIAQSRQDYEDIAVKLGSDMEYLKMVRARVWKQRICSPLFNTKQYTIDLERLYLQMWEHHSSGNKPDHMVKNQSVETSENA
- the ogt.1 gene encoding UDP-N-acetylglucosamine--peptide N-acetylglucosaminyltransferase 110 kDa subunit isoform X5, which encodes MASSVGNVADSTGLAELAHREYQSGDFEAAERHCMQLWRQEPDNTGVLLLLSSIHFQCRRLDRSAHFSTLAIKQNPMLAEAYSNLGNVYKERGQLQEAIEHYRHALRLKPDFIDGYINLAAALVAAGDMEGAVQAYVSALQYNPDLYCVRSDLGNLLKALGRLEEAKACYLKAIETQPNFAVAWSNLGCVFNAQGEIWLAIHHFEKAVTLDPNFLDAYINLGNVLKEARIFDRAVAGYLRALSLSPNHAVVHGNLACVYYEQGLIDLAIDTYRRAIELQPHFPDAYCNLANALKEKGNVVSEAEECYNTALRLCPTHADSLNNLANIKREQGNIEEAVQLYRKALEVFPEFAAAHSNLASVLQQQGKLQEALMHYKEAIRISPTFADAYSNMGNTLKEMQDVQGALQCYTRAIQINPAFADAHSNLASIHKDSGNIPEAIASYRTALKLKPDFPDAYCNLAHCLQIVCDWTDYDERMKKLVSIVADQLDKNRLPSVHPHHSMLYPLSHNFRKAIAERHGNLCLDKVHAMIKINALHKPAYEHPKDLKASNGRLRIGYVSSDFGNHPTSHLMQSIPGMHNPEKFEVFCYALSPDDSTNFRVKVVAEAHHFTDLSQIPCNGKAADRIHQDGVHILVNMNGYTKGARNELFALRPAPIQAMWLGYPGTSGAPFMDYIITDKETSPMEVAEQYSEKLAYMPHTFFIGDHANMFPHLKKKAVIDFKSNGHIFDNRIVLNGIDVKAFLDSLPDVKVIKMKCDNNQESTADTNGALSMPVIPMNTAAEAIINMINQGQIQVTINGFTVSNGLATTQINNKAATGEEVPRTIVVTTRSQYGLPEDSIVYCNFNQLYKIDPPTLQMWANILKRVPNSVLWLLRFPAVGEPNIQQYAQNMGLPGSRIIFSPVAPKEEHVRRGQLADVCLDTPLCNGHTTGMDVLWAGTPMVTMPGETLASRVAASQLNCLGCPELIAQSRQDYEDIAVKLGSDMEYLKMVRARVWKQRICSPLFNTKQYTIDLERLYLQMWEHHSSGNKPDHMVKNQSVETSENA